One Coffea eugenioides isolate CCC68of unplaced genomic scaffold, Ceug_1.0 ScVebR1_711;HRSCAF=1434, whole genome shotgun sequence genomic region harbors:
- the LOC113758784 gene encoding uncharacterized protein LOC113758784, with translation MSTHPESSDRPATTSPTDLASMGAQLSEVLNRFNELSVEMMAQRRVIDQLVASGASDEQHEPLPPGQSGPQPIFLPYTQTFVTSQVINPPEEAFTYSTHGPQPAYVPHIQTNPPHVQIPQNYPPITMSMPFESQGPHYYPTAEPFILNTAAQGKVEVGESSVPMDKNLLKRLDRFEEFIRKSQGVSKQGGLDYSELCLFPDMQLPMGFKTPKFSKYDGNGNPKTHLRMFANKLGKPIDDENLPVRLFPESLEGDALDWYSNLKPEDMKSWMDLSTAFMRQYEYNCELAPTRSTLEGTKRKPSEDHKTYAKRWRKLAAKIEPPMTENEIIRTFIKAHDPPYFEEIFRMTGCSFAEIVNKLEEYDEFIKAGKIVNVLALKSQVEAMQSQDSNNKKSQFKKREEEASFVSSRGPAFRPRFQQSPTYSPHYPHRPYLQPAYHTTINHPRPRPNYPNIPTTPYHTFPPNFQTRPRPPYHPKSTLPVNPNYNYHQATGTQDPARYRTFTNLGRPLDQLYEQLEAAGKIGAIPPKVYTKGVPPSYDPQFFCAYHSGAPGHSTANCWVLKHKIQDMIEAGDIILRGRGEQGPSVSKNPFPAYKDTAETIITDEEF, from the coding sequence atgagtacccATCCAGAATCGTCTGATAGGCCCGCCACCACATCACCGACTGACTTGGCAAGTATGGGAGCTCAATTGAGCGAAGTTCTAAACCGATTTAATGAGCTGAGCGTTGAAATGATGGCCCAACGGCGAGTAATCGATCAATTGGTAGCTAGTGGTGCTAGCGATGAACAACATGAGCCCTTACCTCCTGGCCAATCTGGACCTCAACCCATATTTTTACCTTATACTCAAACCTTTGTTACTTCACAAGTCATAAACCCCCCTGAGGAAGCCTTTACTTATTCCACTCATGGCCCGCAACCTGCTTATGTACCTCACATCCAAACAAACCCTCCTCATGTCCAAATTCCCCAAAATTATCCGCCAATTACTATGAGCATGCCATTCGAATCACAGGGACCTCATTATTATCCCACCGCTGAGCCATTCATCCTCAATACCGCCGCTCAAGGAAAAGTTGAAGTTGGGGAGTCATCTGTACCGATGGACAAGAACTTGCTAAAGAGATTAGATCGATTTGAGGAGTTTATAAGGAAAAGTCAAGGTGTGAGCAAGCAAGGAGGTCTAGACTACAGCGAGCTGTGCCTATTTCCGGATATGCAATTGCCCATGGGTTTCAAAACACCCAAGTTTAGCAAGTACGATGGAAATGGCAATCCCAAAACACACCTTCGGATGTTTGCAAACAAGCTAGGGAAGCCGATAGATGATGAGAATCTACCTGTGCGCCTATTTCCCGAGAGTCTAGAAGGTGACGCGTTGGATTGGTACTCCAATTTGAAGCCTGAGGATATGAAATCTTGGATGGATTTGTCAACCGCTTTTATGAGGCAGTATGAATACAATTGCGAGCTTGCTCCAACGAGGTCCACACTTGAGGGAACCAAAAGGAAGCCATCGGAGGACCACAAGACGTATGCAAAAAGATGGAGAAAATTGGCTGCCAAAATAGAGCCTCCCATGACTGAAAATGAGATTATTCGCACGTTCATCAAAGCTCATGACCCGCCCtattttgaggaaatttttcgaATGACTGGGTGTTCCTTTGCAGAGATTGTCAAtaaattggaagaatatgaCGAGTTTATAAAAGCAGGGAAAATTGTTAATGTTTTAGCTTTGAAGTCACAAGTGGAAGCAATGCAAAGTCAAGATAGCAATAACAAGAAATCCCAGttcaaaaagagagaagagGAAGCTTCGTTTGTCTCGAGTCGAGGCCCTGCTTTCCGACCTAGATTCCAGCAATCTCCCACCTATTCACCTCATTATCCACACCGACCATACCTTCAACCTGCTTATCATACCACTATTAACCATCCTCGACCTCGGCCAAATTACCCAAATATACCCACTACACCATATCATACTTTTCCACCTAACTTTCAAACCAGACCTCGCCCTCCTTATCATCCAAAATCCACTTTACCCGTCAACCCGAACTACAACTATCATCAAGCCACTGGCACCCAAGACCCGGCCCgatatagaacttttaccaatcTAGGTCGGCCCCTTGATCAACTATATGAGCAGCTCGAGGCCGCGGGGAAAATTGGTGCAATACCTCCCAAAGTTTATACTAAAGGAGTTCCCCCCAGTTATGATCCCCAATTtttttgtgcctatcattctggagctcctggaCATTCTACTGCCAATTGTTGGGttcttaaacataaaatccaagacatgattgaggccggaGACATAATTTTGAGAGGGAGAGGAGAACAAGGCCCAAGTGTTAGCAAAAACCCTTTTCCTGCGTACAAAGATACTGCAGAGACTATTATCACTGATGAAGAGTTTTGA